Proteins co-encoded in one Acidobacteriota bacterium genomic window:
- a CDS encoding Fic family protein, which translates to MSVRLRDYTVQVHFVCPKPEDVGDLMEGWMDCARRLQTSSVDPIAAAAAMAFGFVFVHPFEDGNGRIHRFLIHHELARSEFAPPKLIFPVSAVMLRERVDYDRVLESFSKAILPFIEFTLDAQGGMTVENETSNLYRYWDATRLSNICTAA; encoded by the coding sequence ATGTCGGTCAGACTGCGCGATTACACCGTGCAGGTTCACTTCGTTTGCCCAAAACCGGAGGACGTTGGGGATCTAATGGAAGGTTGGATGGACTGTGCCCGCCGGCTTCAGACCTCCTCGGTTGATCCAATTGCGGCAGCCGCGGCGATGGCGTTTGGATTTGTATTTGTCCATCCTTTCGAAGATGGCAATGGCCGAATACATCGTTTTTTGATCCATCACGAGTTGGCGCGCTCGGAGTTCGCTCCGCCGAAGCTAATTTTTCCCGTGTCTGCTGTCATGCTTCGCGAACGCGTCGACTATGATCGCGTTTTGGAAAGCTTCTCGAAAGCAATTCTTCCATTTATCGAATTTACATTGGACGCTCAAGGTGGCATGACAGTCGAGAACGAAACGTCGAATCTATATCGGTATTGGGATGCGACGAGATTGTCGAATATTTGTACGGCTGCGTAG